The Candidatus Nanopelagicales bacterium nucleotide sequence TCGGGCACTCTGGCGACCGCTTCGATCGCCGCGCTGGCGGCTGCCTACGAGCAATCCTGTGTCGTGCGCGACGAGGCGAGTCGCCACATTTCGGCATTGCGGAAGCGACTCGTCGCGGACATCCAAGCGGCGGTCCCTGGGGTCACCGTCAACCCAACTGCGAGCGAGGTTCTGCCGGGGATCGCCAACGTGTCGTTTCCTGACTGCGAAGCCGATGCGCTGCTGATGCTCCTTGATGCCGCCGGTGTCGAGTGTTCGGCTGGCAGCGCCTGCACGGCTGGTGTCCCCAGGCCCAGCCACGTCCTGTTGGCCATGGGTGTCTCGGAGCCGGTTGCTCGAGGTTCGCTTCGGTTGAGCCTGGGCTGGAACTCAACAGATGCCGACGTGGATGCAGCCGTCGCGGCGCTACCCGATGCCGTCGCGCGAGCGCAGAACGCGGTCGGGAAATCCCGCGCCCGAGCCGCCGCCCGGGCAGTTGCGCGATGAACGCGTCGCGGTTGCGTGTCGTCGCAGCGATGTCCGGCGGAGTTGACTCTGCGGTTGCCGCCGCGCGGGCAGTCGACGCGGGTCACGACGTCGTCGGAGTTCACCTGGCGTTGTCGATGAACCCGGCGCAAACGGCGGAGAAGGCCCGCGGCTGTTGCACCCTGTCCGACGCCAGAGACGCGCGCAGGGCCGCCGACGCGCTGGGGATCCCGTTCTACGTATGGGACATGGCAGCGGAGTTCTCCGAGGATGTGATCGACGACTTTGTGGCTGAGTACTCTGCGGGTCGCACCCCCAACCCGTGTATGCGCTGCAACGAACGAATCAAGTTCGCCGCGGTTCTTGATCGGGCGTTGGGCCTGGGCTTCGATGCAGTGTGTACCGGCCACTACGCGCAGGTCGTCGACATTGGCGGACGCGCGGAGCTTCACCGGGCGATCGACCCCGGCAAGGATCAGTCCTACGTGCTCGGTGTACTCACCGGGGAGCAGATCGCTGCGTCGATGTTCCCACTGGGAGACTCGCTGAAGTCCGACGTTCGCGACGAGGCCGCCGCCCGTGGACTGCTCGTCGCCAACAAACCGGA carries:
- the mnmA gene encoding tRNA 2-thiouridine(34) synthase MnmA produces the protein MNASRLRVVAAMSGGVDSAVAAARAVDAGHDVVGVHLALSMNPAQTAEKARGCCTLSDARDARRAADALGIPFYVWDMAAEFSEDVIDDFVAEYSAGRTPNPCMRCNERIKFAAVLDRALGLGFDAVCTGHYAQVVDIGGRAELHRAIDPGKDQSYVLGVLTGEQIAASMFPLGDSLKSDVRDEAAARGLLVANKPDSHDICFIPDGDTAGWLRSRLGSSPGDIVDVESGDVLGQHDGAFGYTIGQRKGLGITTPAADGGARYVVGVDPRSRTVMVGPPTLLEVDVITGIKARWANEPIDLGSDCGVQIRAHGEEVPATITAVEPEGSVTVTLAEPLRGVAAGQALVIYDGTRVVGSVTISATRRTRQPVA